In Pseudomonas sp. ADAK18, a single window of DNA contains:
- a CDS encoding ABC transporter permease has translation MNLIQQLAKAPLSAKFGLLVILLYILVALFAPLLASYGETQVVGDGFAPWSGQFLLGTDNLGRDMFSRLVYGARNTLGIAFLTTVLAFALGGLSGLIAAIKGGWIDQGLSRVVDILMAIPQLIFALLILSVVGTNAMSLVLVIALLDSTRVFRLSRAVAMTVVVQDFVEAARLRGEGLWWLVTREVLPNAAAPLIAEFGLRFCFVFLFISALSFLGLGIQPPTADWGSMVRDNAVLITFGDISPLLPALAVALITVSVNFVVDWMLHKSSGLKEC, from the coding sequence ATGAACCTGATCCAACAACTGGCCAAGGCGCCATTGAGCGCCAAGTTCGGCCTGCTGGTCATCCTGCTGTACATCCTGGTGGCGCTGTTTGCACCGCTGCTCGCGTCTTACGGTGAAACCCAGGTGGTGGGCGACGGCTTTGCACCCTGGAGCGGGCAGTTCCTGCTGGGCACCGATAACCTGGGGCGCGACATGTTCAGCCGCCTGGTCTACGGCGCGCGTAACACCCTGGGGATTGCCTTTCTGACCACCGTCCTGGCCTTTGCCCTGGGAGGCTTGAGCGGTTTGATCGCGGCGATCAAGGGCGGCTGGATCGACCAGGGATTGTCGCGAGTGGTGGACATCCTCATGGCCATTCCGCAGTTGATCTTCGCCTTGTTGATTCTCAGTGTGGTGGGCACCAATGCCATGTCCCTGGTGCTGGTGATTGCGTTGCTGGATTCAACCCGAGTGTTTCGCCTGTCCCGCGCTGTGGCGATGACGGTGGTGGTGCAAGACTTTGTCGAAGCCGCAAGGCTGCGTGGGGAGGGGCTGTGGTGGCTGGTGACCCGTGAAGTGCTGCCCAACGCCGCTGCGCCGTTGATTGCGGAATTTGGCCTGCGTTTCTGCTTCGTGTTTTTGTTTATCAGCGCGCTGTCATTCCTCGGGCTGGGCATTCAACCACCCACCGCCGATTGGGGCAGCATGGTCCGCGACAACGCGGTGTTGATCACCTTCGGCGATATCAGCCCGCTGCTGCCGGCCCTGGCAGTGGCGTTGATTACCGTCAGCGTGAACTTTGTCGTCGACTGGATGCTGCATAAATCCAGCGGCCTGAAGGAGTGTTGA
- a CDS encoding ABC transporter ATP-binding protein, producing MDRPLLEIRDLYIEGHYEDAWHPLIKGIDLTLQRGEVLGLIGESGAGKSTLGLAAMGYARDGCRITRGSVCFDGIQLLQAKPEALRKLRGLRIAYVAQSAAASFNPAHRLIDQHVETAVINGGISRAQAEAEAVELYRVLRLPNPEQIGQRYPHQVSGGQLQRVMTAMAMACHPDLIIFDEPTTALDVTTQIEVLAAIRDAIKTFGSAAIYISHDLAVVAQMADRIMVLRHGKLVEEAETRSMLSAPQQDYTKSLWAVRSFRTEPKACPVQQTPLLEVRQACASYGHQPVLHDVSMSLYRGQTLAVIGESGSGKSSTARLITGLLPSTAGQVLYEGEALPADFRRRSKEQLRRIQMIYQIPDTALNPRQRIVDIIGRPLTFYLGLKGRALRARVAELLEMIELDPATFMERQPRELSGGQKQRICIARALAADPQLIICDEVTSALDQLVAEGVLKLLNRLQQQLGVAYLFITHDVATVRAIADEVVVMQRGRVVDHGSRSAIFTPPYQDYTGLLFSSEPEMDPDWLDHLLAQRAALTS from the coding sequence ATGGACAGGCCACTGCTGGAAATTCGCGACCTGTACATCGAAGGTCACTACGAAGACGCCTGGCACCCGTTGATCAAGGGCATCGACCTGACCTTGCAGCGGGGCGAGGTGTTGGGGCTGATTGGCGAGTCTGGCGCCGGTAAATCCACCCTGGGATTGGCCGCCATGGGCTATGCCCGTGACGGCTGCCGCATCACCCGTGGTTCAGTGTGCTTTGACGGTATTCAACTGTTGCAGGCCAAGCCCGAAGCCTTGCGTAAATTGCGCGGATTGCGGATTGCCTACGTCGCGCAAAGCGCCGCAGCTTCGTTCAACCCGGCGCACCGCTTGATCGACCAACACGTGGAAACAGCGGTGATCAACGGCGGCATCAGCCGTGCCCAGGCCGAGGCCGAGGCGGTGGAGTTGTACCGTGTGCTGCGCCTGCCCAACCCGGAACAGATCGGCCAACGCTATCCGCACCAAGTGTCGGGCGGGCAGTTGCAACGGGTCATGACCGCGATGGCCATGGCTTGTCATCCGGACCTGATCATCTTTGACGAACCCACCACAGCCCTCGATGTCACCACTCAGATTGAAGTGCTGGCAGCCATCCGTGATGCGATCAAGACTTTCGGCAGCGCCGCGATCTACATCAGCCACGACCTGGCGGTGGTCGCGCAAATGGCTGACCGGATTATGGTGTTGCGACACGGCAAGTTAGTGGAAGAGGCCGAGACCCGCAGTATGCTCAGCGCACCGCAGCAGGACTACACCAAATCCCTGTGGGCGGTGCGCAGCTTTCGTACTGAACCCAAAGCCTGCCCGGTGCAGCAGACACCGCTGTTGGAAGTGCGTCAGGCGTGCGCCAGTTACGGTCATCAGCCGGTGCTGCACGATGTATCCATGAGCCTGTATCGCGGGCAGACGTTGGCGGTGATCGGTGAGTCCGGCAGCGGTAAAAGCTCCACGGCGCGCTTGATTACCGGGTTGTTACCGTCCACGGCCGGGCAAGTGCTGTATGAGGGCGAAGCCTTGCCGGCGGACTTTCGCCGGCGCAGCAAGGAGCAATTGCGGCGGATCCAGATGATCTATCAGATCCCCGACACCGCCTTGAATCCGCGTCAGCGCATCGTCGATATCATCGGTCGGCCACTGACGTTCTACCTCGGCCTCAAGGGCCGTGCCCTGCGTGCGCGGGTCGCCGAATTGCTGGAGATGATCGAGCTGGACCCGGCGACCTTCATGGAGCGCCAGCCCCGGGAACTGTCCGGCGGCCAGAAGCAGCGAATCTGCATCGCCCGCGCCTTGGCGGCCGATCCACAACTGATCATCTGCGACGAAGTGACCTCAGCTCTCGATCAACTGGTGGCCGAAGGCGTGCTGAAACTGCTCAATCGCCTGCAGCAGCAACTGGGTGTGGCTTACCTGTTTATCACCCACGACGTCGCCACCGTGCGCGCCATCGCCGATGAGGTGGTGGTGATGCAACGCGGGCGGGTGGTGGACCACGGCAGCCGCAGCGCGATCTTCACCCCGCCGTACCAGGACTACACCGGCCTGTTGTTTTCGTCGGAGCCGGAAATGGACCCCGACTGGCTCGATCATTTGCTGGCCCAACGTGCCGCGCTCACTTCTTGA
- a CDS encoding Hcp family type VI secretion system effector translates to MPTPAYLSITGTKQGLITAGTFTQDSVGNIYQEGHEDQILVQAFAHQVIIPRDPQSGQPTGQRVHKPLMISKVFDKSSPLLFSALTSGEMVKCRLEWYRTSSAGTQEHYFTIELEDAIIVDIQSRMPNCQDPNNAHFTHQEEVYFTYRKIVWTHEVSGTSGSDDWRSPVAG, encoded by the coding sequence ATGCCAACACCCGCGTATCTGTCCATTACCGGCACCAAACAAGGTCTGATTACCGCAGGCACGTTTACTCAGGACTCGGTCGGCAACATTTACCAAGAGGGCCATGAAGATCAGATTCTGGTCCAGGCCTTTGCGCATCAGGTCATCATTCCCCGCGATCCACAATCCGGCCAGCCGACAGGCCAGCGCGTTCACAAACCGCTGATGATCAGCAAGGTATTCGATAAATCTTCGCCGCTGCTGTTCAGCGCGCTGACTTCAGGGGAAATGGTCAAATGCCGGCTGGAGTGGTACCGCACCTCCAGCGCCGGCACTCAGGAGCACTACTTCACCATTGAGCTGGAGGACGCGATTATCGTCGACATCCAGTCGCGGATGCCCAACTGCCAGGATCCGAACAATGCCCACTTCACTCATCAGGAAGAGGTGTATTTCACCTACCGCAAAATCGTCTGGACCCACGAGGTTTCCGGTACTTCCGGCTCCGATGACTGGCGCAGCCCCGTCGCGGGCTAA
- a CDS encoding aminotransferase, protein MTLPNPEFFAQFDHNQLVAADKAHYMHGFHMFDEHREQGSLNIAAGDGAYIYDTAGNRYLDAVGGMWCTNIGLGREEMADAIANQVRQLAYSNPFCDMANVTAIELCAKLASLAPGDLNHVFLTTGGSTAVDTAYRLVQFYQNSRGKHEKKHVISRLNAYHGSTFLTMSIGNKAADRAPEFDFMNDLFHHISCPNYYRAPQGMSEADFLDFLVNEFEDKILTIGADKVAAFFAEPIMGSGGVIIPPKGYHRRMWEVCQRHDLLYVADEVVTSFGRLGKFFASQEVFDMQPDIITTAKGLTSGYLPLGACIFSERIWQVIGEPGKGRCFTHGFTYSGHPVSCVAALKNIEIIERENLLAHVEDVGVYMEQRLQTLANLPLVGDVRCQRLMACIEFVADKHSKALLPDAVNIGEKIHLRAQAKGLLVRPIGHLNVMSPPLIITHAQVDEVVEILRQCILDTATQLRQSGEYQGR, encoded by the coding sequence ATGACCCTGCCGAATCCCGAATTCTTCGCACAGTTCGACCACAACCAATTGGTGGCCGCCGACAAGGCCCACTACATGCACGGTTTCCATATGTTCGATGAACATCGGGAACAAGGCTCGCTGAACATTGCCGCAGGCGATGGCGCGTATATCTACGATACCGCTGGCAACCGCTACCTGGATGCCGTCGGCGGCATGTGGTGCACCAACATCGGCCTGGGCCGTGAGGAAATGGCCGATGCCATCGCCAACCAGGTTCGCCAACTGGCTTACTCCAATCCGTTTTGCGACATGGCCAACGTCACCGCCATCGAGCTGTGCGCCAAGCTTGCCAGCCTGGCCCCGGGCGACCTCAACCATGTGTTTCTGACTACCGGCGGTTCCACGGCGGTCGACACCGCCTATCGGCTGGTGCAGTTCTATCAGAACAGCCGTGGCAAGCATGAAAAGAAACACGTGATCTCGCGGCTCAATGCCTATCACGGCTCGACCTTCCTGACGATGTCCATCGGCAACAAGGCAGCCGACCGCGCGCCGGAATTCGACTTCATGAACGACCTGTTCCACCACATCTCCTGCCCCAACTATTACCGGGCGCCACAGGGCATGAGCGAAGCGGATTTTCTCGACTTTCTGGTGAACGAGTTCGAAGACAAGATCCTGACCATCGGCGCCGACAAGGTCGCGGCGTTCTTTGCTGAACCGATCATGGGTTCGGGCGGCGTGATTATTCCGCCCAAGGGTTATCACCGGCGCATGTGGGAAGTCTGCCAGCGCCACGACCTGCTGTACGTGGCGGATGAGGTCGTTACCTCGTTCGGGCGCTTGGGCAAATTCTTCGCCTCTCAGGAAGTGTTCGACATGCAGCCGGACATCATCACCACGGCCAAGGGGCTGACTTCGGGTTATCTGCCCCTGGGCGCCTGCATTTTCTCCGAGCGCATCTGGCAAGTGATCGGCGAACCCGGCAAGGGCCGCTGCTTTACCCATGGTTTCACCTACAGCGGCCACCCGGTGAGTTGCGTGGCAGCACTGAAAAACATCGAGATTATCGAGCGGGAAAACCTGCTGGCTCATGTCGAAGACGTCGGGGTGTACATGGAACAGCGCCTGCAAACCCTGGCGAACTTGCCGCTGGTGGGTGACGTGCGCTGTCAGCGCCTGATGGCGTGCATCGAGTTTGTCGCCGACAAACACAGCAAGGCGCTGCTGCCGGATGCGGTAAACATCGGCGAGAAAATTCATCTGCGGGCGCAGGCCAAGGGTCTGTTGGTCAGGCCGATTGGTCATCTGAACGTGATGTCACCGCCCTTGATCATCACCCATGCCCAGGTAGACGAGGTGGTCGAGATCCTGCGCCAGTGCATCCTCGACACCGCCACCCAATTACGCCAGAGCGGCGAGTATCAGGGCCGATGA
- a CDS encoding ABC transporter substrate-binding protein, with translation MSDNNNKMTQAMHRRDFLKHSAVAGAVAAAFSMGLPFQAFAEDATPKAGGVLRLGLAGGSTTDSRDPGSWTDTFTFVGFSAVYNTLTEIAVDGSAIPELAQSFESTPDARVWTFKLRQGVTFHNGKSLTADDVVASINHHLSATSTSAAKTVLGDVASVSAKGADTVVFALHSGNADFAFVVADYHLVIMPAKDGTADWQAGIGTSGYRLKSFEPGVRMDLERNPDYWKPGRAHFASAELLAIADGAARINALVTGQVDVINKVDLKTVALLKRNPNLVIEETKGAQQYTFPMLCDSNEFKNNDIRMAMKHAINRETLLASVLHGYGLVGNDHPIQPGSRFINTALEQRTYDPDKSRFYLRKAGVDSLKVRLQASDAAYTGAVDASVLFKEQARQAGIDIDVVREPADGFFSNVWMKQPFTTSFWYSSLTADRMFSIGYAKGAAWNETHWDNPRFNQLLNAARGEMNAPLRQEMYNEMQALCRDDCGAILPLFASSVAARSNRVSHGPLTAPYGELDGLRLIERWWQA, from the coding sequence ATGAGTGATAACAACAACAAAATGACTCAAGCCATGCACCGCCGGGACTTCCTCAAACACAGCGCCGTCGCCGGTGCCGTGGCGGCAGCGTTCTCCATGGGCCTGCCGTTTCAAGCCTTCGCAGAAGACGCCACGCCCAAGGCAGGTGGCGTGCTGCGCCTGGGACTGGCGGGTGGTAGCACCACCGACTCCCGCGACCCAGGCTCCTGGACCGATACCTTTACCTTTGTCGGCTTCTCGGCCGTATACAACACCCTCACTGAAATTGCGGTAGACGGCAGCGCCATCCCCGAACTGGCGCAAAGCTTTGAATCCACCCCAGATGCCCGCGTCTGGACCTTCAAGCTGCGCCAGGGCGTGACCTTCCACAACGGCAAAAGCCTCACCGCCGACGACGTGGTGGCGTCGATCAATCATCACCTGAGTGCTACGTCCACCTCCGCAGCCAAGACCGTGCTGGGCGACGTCGCCAGCGTCAGCGCCAAGGGTGCCGATACCGTGGTGTTCGCTCTGCATTCAGGCAATGCCGACTTCGCTTTTGTGGTCGCCGATTACCACCTGGTGATCATGCCGGCCAAGGACGGCACCGCCGACTGGCAAGCTGGCATCGGCACCAGCGGTTATCGCCTGAAAAGCTTCGAGCCCGGCGTGCGCATGGACCTGGAGCGCAACCCCGATTACTGGAAGCCGGGCAGGGCGCATTTCGCCAGTGCCGAACTGCTCGCCATTGCCGACGGCGCGGCGCGGATCAACGCGCTGGTCACGGGGCAAGTGGACGTGATCAACAAGGTCGACCTGAAAACCGTGGCCCTGCTCAAGCGCAATCCCAACCTGGTGATCGAGGAAACCAAGGGCGCCCAGCAATACACCTTCCCGATGCTGTGCGACAGCAACGAGTTCAAGAACAACGATATTCGCATGGCCATGAAGCACGCGATCAACCGCGAAACCCTGCTGGCCTCGGTGCTGCACGGCTATGGCCTGGTGGGCAATGACCATCCGATCCAGCCCGGCAGCCGCTTCATCAATACCGCGTTGGAGCAGCGCACTTACGATCCGGACAAGTCGCGGTTTTACCTGCGCAAGGCCGGTGTCGATTCCCTCAAGGTGCGCCTGCAAGCCTCGGACGCCGCCTACACCGGCGCGGTGGACGCTTCGGTGCTGTTCAAAGAACAGGCGCGCCAGGCCGGGATCGACATCGACGTGGTGCGCGAGCCGGCGGATGGTTTCTTCTCCAACGTCTGGATGAAACAGCCGTTCACCACCTCCTTCTGGTACAGCAGCCTGACTGCCGACCGCATGTTCAGCATCGGTTATGCCAAGGGCGCGGCATGGAACGAAACCCATTGGGATAACCCCCGTTTCAACCAGTTACTCAACGCCGCGCGCGGCGAGATGAACGCTCCCTTGCGCCAGGAGATGTACAACGAAATGCAGGCCCTGTGCCGGGACGACTGTGGGGCGATTTTGCCGCTGTTTGCCAGCTCGGTGGCGGCCCGCTCGAACCGCGTCAGCCATGGGCCGCTGACAGCACCGTATGGGGAATTGGACGGCTTGCGGCTGATCGAACGGTGGTGGCAGGCCTGA
- a CDS encoding aldo/keto reductase, translating into MRTIDLAGVSVPVIGQGTWRMGEDRQQRQAEVGALQLGIDEGMTLIDTAEMYGEGGAEEVVGEAIRGRRGQVVLVSKVYPHNASHKGIPRACEASLTRLGTDYIDLYLLHWRGQYPLEETVEAFERLREAGKIGHWGVSNFDVSDLQELASPACATNQVLYNIEERGIEFDLLPWWQQHHLPLMAYCPIAQGGELLSSPTLKQIAHRHEVTPAQVSLAWVLRQEGVIAIPKAVQPEHVRLNAAAANIVLDEHDLDAIDRVFGAPKRKHPLAMV; encoded by the coding sequence ATGCGAACCATTGATCTGGCCGGCGTTTCTGTCCCTGTTATCGGCCAAGGGACCTGGCGCATGGGAGAAGACCGTCAGCAGCGGCAAGCTGAGGTTGGCGCCTTGCAGTTGGGCATCGATGAAGGCATGACCCTGATTGATACCGCTGAAATGTATGGCGAAGGCGGCGCGGAAGAGGTGGTGGGCGAGGCGATTCGTGGCCGGCGCGGCCAGGTGGTGCTCGTCAGCAAGGTCTACCCACATAACGCCAGCCACAAAGGTATTCCTCGTGCCTGCGAAGCCAGTCTCACCCGACTGGGCACGGATTACATCGACCTGTATCTGCTGCACTGGCGCGGGCAGTATCCTCTTGAGGAAACCGTCGAAGCCTTCGAACGTCTGCGCGAAGCGGGCAAGATCGGCCACTGGGGCGTTTCCAATTTCGACGTGTCAGACCTCCAGGAACTGGCGTCCCCGGCGTGTGCCACCAATCAGGTGCTCTACAACATTGAAGAGCGCGGTATCGAATTCGATTTGCTGCCTTGGTGGCAACAGCATCACTTGCCATTGATGGCTTATTGTCCGATCGCCCAAGGCGGTGAGCTGTTGTCCAGTCCCACCCTCAAGCAGATTGCCCATCGTCACGAGGTGACACCGGCCCAGGTATCGTTGGCCTGGGTCCTGCGCCAGGAAGGCGTGATTGCCATTCCCAAGGCGGTACAGCCCGAGCATGTTCGACTCAATGCCGCAGCAGCCAATATCGTCCTTGACGAGCATGACCTGGACGCCATTGACCGGGTGTTCGGTGCACCGAAGCGCAAACATCCGTTGGCGATGGTCTGA
- a CDS encoding polyamine ABC transporter substrate-binding protein, producing the protein MHKARIALLSITLLILSPLSRAADDPGNTLRIYNWADYIGEHTLADFEKATGIKVIYDTYDSYETVQGKLLSGRSGYDLVVLNAALVPLLIKAKMFQPLDKTQLPDWKNLDPLVLSSLENYDRGVTYSAPYTWGSNGVAYNVDKIKERMPNAPIGSLAMIFDPKIISRFADCGITFMDSPTDMIPLALTYLGRDPNSAAPKDLKAAQDVLMAVRPYLRKFDSSGFINGLANGDLCLSTSWSGDYATAQARAEEVGAKIKLDYFIPREGSLIWFDNFYIPADAPHVANAHTFIEFLLQPQVMAGVSNTIHYANSNLAAKPLVNADIRDNPAIYPDPATMQRLFTQISQPPDAVRLITRTWNAVKTGK; encoded by the coding sequence ATGCATAAAGCCCGTATCGCCCTGCTCAGCATTACATTGCTGATTCTCTCCCCCCTGAGCCGGGCGGCGGACGATCCTGGCAACACGCTGCGTATCTACAACTGGGCAGACTATATCGGCGAACACACTCTGGCGGATTTCGAAAAGGCCACCGGTATCAAGGTGATCTACGACACCTATGACTCCTATGAAACGGTCCAGGGTAAATTGCTTTCCGGCCGTTCGGGATACGATTTGGTGGTGCTCAATGCGGCGCTGGTACCGCTGCTGATCAAGGCGAAAATGTTCCAGCCCCTGGACAAGACACAACTGCCGGACTGGAAAAACCTCGACCCGCTGGTTCTCAGCAGCCTGGAAAACTACGACCGAGGCGTGACCTATTCCGCCCCGTATACCTGGGGCAGCAATGGCGTGGCCTACAACGTCGACAAGATCAAAGAGCGCATGCCGAACGCGCCGATCGGTTCCCTGGCAATGATCTTCGATCCGAAGATTATTTCCCGGTTTGCCGACTGCGGCATTACCTTCATGGACTCCCCCACCGACATGATCCCCCTGGCCCTGACCTACCTGGGCCGGGACCCTAACAGCGCAGCACCCAAAGACCTCAAGGCCGCCCAGGATGTATTGATGGCCGTGCGCCCTTACCTGCGCAAATTTGATTCCAGTGGTTTTATCAATGGCCTGGCCAACGGCGACCTGTGTCTGTCCACCAGTTGGTCCGGCGATTACGCCACCGCCCAGGCACGGGCTGAAGAGGTTGGAGCCAAGATCAAACTGGACTATTTCATTCCCCGGGAAGGTTCGTTGATCTGGTTCGATAATTTCTATATCCCGGCCGACGCCCCCCATGTCGCCAACGCCCACACATTCATCGAGTTTCTCCTGCAACCCCAGGTGATGGCTGGCGTCAGCAACACCATTCATTACGCCAACAGCAACCTGGCGGCCAAGCCTCTGGTGAATGCCGATATTCGCGATAACCCGGCCATCTACCCAGACCCGGCGACGATGCAGCGGCTCTTTACGCAGATAAGCCAGCCGCCAGATGCCGTGCGCCTGATCACCCGAACCTGGAATGCCGTCAAGACCGGCAAATGA
- a CDS encoding helix-turn-helix transcriptional regulator has product MSPSSDRYPAPSFPLLEAWHDALAHAFTHVDEASFLEHLATALSTLTPIESMMISLERRGLPPHSLYQQGIPKAYQEEIINRYFSRGYLLDPFCLAVDKGLAEGFYHLAQIAPDDFFNSEYYKTYYLRSGGAQEGYYIVDLCAQSKISLCMFQGLSAGQFSDEQLAVLRSVLPMVRELLRRFGTSGGMAKVIGDESVFAQTPVHQQIEAAFMHFGSGLLTVREREIAHLILRGHSVKSTAQMLGISPETVRMHRKNLYTKLAISSQAELFALFIEWLTQGQPL; this is encoded by the coding sequence ATGAGCCCATCCAGCGATCGCTACCCTGCCCCGTCATTCCCGTTGCTTGAAGCCTGGCATGACGCATTGGCCCACGCCTTCACCCACGTGGATGAGGCGTCGTTCCTGGAGCATCTGGCCACCGCGCTAAGCACGCTGACACCCATCGAATCGATGATGATCAGCCTGGAGCGCCGGGGCCTGCCGCCGCATTCGCTGTATCAGCAAGGCATTCCCAAGGCGTACCAGGAAGAAATCATCAACCGCTATTTCTCCCGCGGCTACCTCCTGGACCCGTTCTGCCTGGCGGTGGACAAGGGCCTGGCGGAAGGTTTCTACCACCTGGCACAGATTGCTCCGGACGATTTCTTCAACAGCGAGTACTACAAGACCTATTACCTGCGCAGCGGCGGCGCCCAGGAGGGCTATTACATTGTCGACCTCTGTGCCCAGAGCAAAATCTCGTTGTGCATGTTTCAAGGCTTGAGTGCCGGTCAGTTCAGCGACGAACAATTGGCCGTGCTGAGAAGCGTGCTGCCGATGGTCCGGGAGCTGCTGCGCCGGTTCGGCACCTCGGGCGGCATGGCCAAGGTGATCGGTGATGAAAGCGTCTTTGCACAAACCCCGGTGCATCAGCAGATCGAAGCCGCGTTCATGCATTTTGGCAGCGGCCTGCTGACCGTGCGGGAACGGGAAATCGCCCACTTGATCCTGCGCGGGCACTCGGTGAAATCCACAGCGCAGATGCTGGGCATCTCCCCGGAAACCGTGCGCATGCATCGCAAGAATCTCTATACGAAGCTGGCGATCAGTTCCCAGGCCGAGTTGTTTGCGTTGTTCATAGAGTGGCTGACCCAGGGCCAGCCGCTCTGA
- a CDS encoding ABC transporter permease: MNSLFKLVLQRLALGLLSLFAVSVIIFLAVGMLPGDIAQAMLGQSATPETIAAFRAQLGLDLPPLSRFVQWLLRLLHGDLGASLANQRPIAELIGARLGNTLRLAALAALVSVPLALVLGMLAALYRNSWFDRLLNTSALSAVSFPEFFVAYLLILVFSVKLGWFPSLSNLAPDASLGTILERSVLPVATLSLVVIAQMMRMTRASLINLLASPYIEMARLKGISQSRIIWRHALPNALAPIVNVVALNLAYLVVGVVVVEVVFVYPGLGQLLVDSVSKRDIPVVQACSLIFAATYILLNTSADVLSIASNPRLMHPKG; the protein is encoded by the coding sequence ATGAATAGCTTATTTAAACTGGTCCTCCAACGCCTGGCCCTCGGCTTGCTGTCGCTGTTCGCCGTCTCGGTGATCATCTTCCTGGCCGTTGGCATGCTTCCCGGCGATATCGCCCAGGCCATGCTCGGCCAGTCCGCGACACCGGAAACCATCGCCGCGTTCCGCGCGCAATTGGGCCTGGACCTGCCGCCCTTGAGCCGTTTTGTGCAATGGCTGTTGCGCCTGCTACACGGCGACCTCGGTGCCTCCTTGGCCAACCAGCGACCCATCGCTGAACTGATCGGCGCTCGCCTGGGCAACACCTTGCGCCTGGCGGCCCTGGCCGCGCTGGTCTCGGTACCGCTGGCGCTGGTATTGGGGATGCTCGCCGCGCTCTACCGCAACAGTTGGTTCGACCGCCTGCTCAATACCTCGGCATTGAGCGCCGTCTCGTTCCCGGAGTTCTTCGTCGCCTACCTGTTGATCCTGGTGTTCTCGGTCAAGCTCGGCTGGTTCCCCAGCCTGTCCAACCTGGCGCCGGATGCGTCCTTGGGCACGATCCTGGAACGCTCAGTGCTGCCGGTGGCGACCCTGAGCCTGGTGGTGATCGCGCAGATGATGCGCATGACCCGCGCATCCTTGATCAACTTGCTGGCCAGCCCCTACATCGAAATGGCCCGGCTCAAGGGCATCAGCCAATCACGAATCATCTGGCGGCATGCTTTGCCCAATGCCCTGGCGCCCATCGTCAACGTGGTGGCGTTGAACCTGGCGTATCTGGTGGTAGGCGTGGTGGTGGTCGAAGTGGTGTTTGTCTATCCGGGCCTCGGTCAGTTGCTGGTGGACTCGGTGTCCAAGCGCGACATCCCGGTGGTGCAGGCTTGCAGCCTGATCTTCGCCGCTACCTACATCCTGCTCAACACCAGTGCCGACGTGCTGTCCATCGCCAGCAACCCACGCCTGATGCATCCGAAGGGGTAG
- a CDS encoding NAD(P)H-dependent oxidoreductase, translating to MNVLIVHAHPEPQSFTAALRDQAIATMQAQGHEVQVSDLYAMGWNPVATAADFTARENPDYLMYALEQRLGVKSQSIAADIQQELDKLLWADLLILNFPIFWFSAPAMLKGWIDRVLVSGVCYGGKRFYDQGGLAGKKALVTVTLGGREHMFGERAIHGPLEDMLRPILRGTLAYVGFDVLAPFVAWHVPYISAEARGEFLRSYQQRLEGLADDQPLVFPKLEQFDEALYPL from the coding sequence ATGAACGTTCTGATTGTCCACGCTCACCCCGAGCCGCAGTCCTTCACGGCGGCGTTGCGTGACCAAGCCATCGCCACCATGCAAGCCCAAGGGCATGAGGTGCAGGTCAGCGACCTGTACGCGATGGGCTGGAACCCGGTAGCCACGGCTGCCGACTTCACCGCGCGGGAAAATCCCGACTATTTGATGTACGCCCTGGAACAACGTCTGGGGGTGAAAAGCCAATCCATTGCTGCAGATATCCAGCAGGAACTGGACAAGTTGCTGTGGGCCGACCTGCTGATTCTCAATTTCCCGATCTTTTGGTTCTCCGCCCCGGCCATGCTCAAGGGCTGGATCGACCGGGTGCTGGTGTCCGGCGTGTGTTACGGCGGCAAGCGCTTTTACGATCAAGGCGGGCTCGCCGGCAAGAAAGCGTTGGTGACGGTGACCTTGGGCGGGCGCGAACATATGTTCGGCGAGCGGGCGATTCATGGCCCCCTTGAGGACATGCTGCGACCGATTCTGCGCGGGACGTTGGCGTATGTCGGCTTCGACGTGCTGGCACCGTTTGTGGCCTGGCATGTGCCGTACATCAGTGCCGAGGCGCGCGGGGAGTTTCTGCGCAGTTATCAGCAGCGGCTGGAAGGGCTGGCGGATGATCAGCCCTTGGTATTTCCAAAACTTGAACAATTCGACGAGGCGCTTTACCCGTTGTAG